The sequence below is a genomic window from Lysobacter capsici.
CGAGTACGCGCTGGTAATGCACAAGACCGCCGAAACCATCTGCCTGCGCAGCACCATCGACGAGTTGCGGGCGATGCGCGAGGCCGGCTTCGCTTTCGACTTGTACGGCAGCTTCGCCCATTGGCTCGCGCACGACGGGGATCCGCCCGCGCGCCGGCCCGGCGACGCGGACCTGCAACTGCCCGACGACGAGGATCGCTTCAACGCGCTGCTGCACTGGCTGCACCAACGCCATTACGAACTGAGCCTGTGGGGCGAACCCGTATTGCCGCCGGTGCGGATCGATCGGCTGCGCGCGCATTGGTATCTGCGCGCGCAACGCCGCGACCGGCTCGGCCGGCTGGTGCGGCTGGACCTGAGCCTGGCCGGTCAGCCGCAGGTCGAGCGGTCGTGAGCTAACCCCGCCGCGTCTCAGGCCAGCGCTTCGGCGATCTGCTCCAGCCGCGCGCTGCCGCCCAGCGGCTTGAGCAGCGCCATGCAGCGCGCGCGGATCGCCGCCGGCGCCATCGGCCAGGCCGGGCTCAATCGCGACTTGGGAAACACCAGGTACAAGGTCTCCCCGCTCGGCGCGCCCTTGCCGCTGGCCAGGTTCACCGTCTGCCCCGACAGATCGCTGGCCATGCGGATCGAGACCTCGCCCAGCGGCCGGTCCTGGCCGACATCGCCGACTACGCCGTAACTGTAGCGACGCGTTCGCGGGTGATAGGCCACGACGAAGTCGCCGAGTTCGCCGGTGCCGTGTATCTGCAAAAACGTCGCCGGCAAGGTCAGATACGGAATGCGCGCGGCGTCGACATAGGCCAGCGGATCGGTGCGCGGACGCTCGGGATCGCTCAACGCGGTCATCGAGATGTAGTAGCCGGCGTTGCGTCCGCGGTTTTGTTCCAGCGGCCGCCCGGGCCGCTTGGGATCGGCGACCAGCGCGCTGCGCCAGTCGCCGTCGGGCCAACCGCTGTGGCGGATGTTCGCCAGCCCCAGGTTGTGTGGATGGTAGGCGTCGGGCGCGCCATCGGCGGTGATCGAAATATGCGGACTCAGATAGGCGTATGCCTGCTGAGTGCCTGCATCGAGTGTGTGAATCGAAGTTCCCTTGAAGTCCATCCATCGGTCAACGACCAAAATACTCACGGCACCCTCCTTGCCTGGTCGACAAACACGGCGATGTTGCCGTGTTATGTGCGCAGGCTAACGTGCCGACGCGCCGTTTCATGTCAATCCGATGTGATTTCGCGAGATTTAATTTTCGCGTTTCGGCTTCGTGTTTCGGCGGGCATCGCGGCAGGCATGCAACGGCTTGAGCGAATGCATGCATGCGTTACCGACTGATCGTGTTCGCGATCCGTCCAATAAAAATTTCTCGCTGGTTTACTACAGCCACCTGGCACATAAAACGCGACTATTTTGGCGCGATCGCGGCGCTTTCGAAGCGACATCGGCCGCGGCGTTTGTCAGCGCGTTGGCGGCTTTCATTCATGCAGATCCAGCGCGAGGATCGCATCGCCATAGGTGTTTCCACCTACCTGGAAGCGGCGTTCGCCGACCTGGCGAAAACCGTTGCGCGCATAGAACGCCAAGGCGCGCGCATTGCCGGCATAGACCCCGAGCAACAGCCGCCGCGCGCCGCGCGCGCGCGACTCGGCCACGGCGTGCTGCATCAGTTCGCGGCCGACGCCGCCGCCGTGGAAACGCGACAACAGGTAGATGCGCTTGAGTTCCAGATCGTCCGCGCTCACGTCCTCGAGCGGCAACTTGGCCGGGGCGATCACCGCATAACCGACCGGCGCATCGCCGCGATCGGTCTGCGCCAGCCACGAGGCGGTCGCCGGATCGGCGAGCCACGCGGTGTAGACCTGCGGCGCGTGCTGCGCGCGGCAATGCTCGACGATGTCGCGGCCGTGCAGGATGCCGGCGAAGGTTTCCAGGAACGTCGCCGCGCCGGCCAGGGCCAGCGCGTCGGCGTCGCCGGCGTGGGCGCGGCGGATGTGGGTGGTGAGGGAGGCAGCAACGTCGGTCGAATCGCTCATGGCGGCATGCTTTGTGAGGGGCGATCAAGATCGCATGCCGGCAGATCAAACGGCATCGGCGGAAAGTCGCATCCACGTCGGCCCCCTGCAGGAGCGGCGCAAGCCGCGACCGCGCCGCCACATCGACGGCGCAACCTCATGCAACCCGCGCCACCCCACCCAGCTGACTCAGCGCCCGACCTCGATCACCACCTTGCCGAAATGCGCGCCGCTTTGCAGATGCTCATACGCCTCGCGCGCCTGATCGAACCCGAACACCCGATCGACCACCGGCGCGATCGCGTTGACGGCGACGAAGCGCGACAGATCCTCGGCCATGGCGCGGCTGCCGACGAAGATGCCGGACAGGCGCTTGACCCCGGTGATCAGCGAGAACGCATTGAAGTCGCCGCCGAAACCGCTGACCCCGCCGATGATCGAGATCGCCCCGCCGATCGCGGCGGCGTCGATC
It includes:
- a CDS encoding glycoside hydrolase family 75 protein, with protein sequence MSILVVDRWMDFKGTSIHTLDAGTQQAYAYLSPHISITADGAPDAYHPHNLGLANIRHSGWPDGDWRSALVADPKRPGRPLEQNRGRNAGYYISMTALSDPERPRTDPLAYVDAARIPYLTLPATFLQIHGTGELGDFVVAYHPRTRRYSYGVVGDVGQDRPLGEVSIRMASDLSGQTVNLASGKGAPSGETLYLVFPKSRLSPAWPMAPAAIRARCMALLKPLGGSARLEQIAEALA
- a CDS encoding GNAT family N-acetyltransferase, with translation MSDSTDVAASLTTHIRRAHAGDADALALAGAATFLETFAGILHGRDIVEHCRAQHAPQVYTAWLADPATASWLAQTDRGDAPVGYAVIAPAKLPLEDVSADDLELKRIYLLSRFHGGGVGRELMQHAVAESRARGARRLLLGVYAGNARALAFYARNGFRQVGERRFQVGGNTYGDAILALDLHE